Proteins encoded in a region of the bacterium genome:
- a CDS encoding response regulator transcription factor: MPHRVLIVEDEPTVRAHLADSIRAHAELALVGEASTLAEGTRELEKEHPDVLLTDLGLPDGSGVALIRRCAELGGTLPLVITVFGDDGHVLDAIRAGALGYLLKSESRAGVAQAVLEVIAGGSPLSPSVARRVLSELRPPAPSPDAPRLSERELEVLRHIVKGFTYDEIADLLAISPATVATHVRKVYRKLSVHSRSEATYEALQLGIVRPDE; this comes from the coding sequence ATGCCCCACCGTGTGCTGATCGTGGAAGACGAGCCGACCGTCCGCGCCCACCTGGCGGATTCCATCCGTGCGCACGCAGAGCTCGCACTCGTCGGCGAAGCGAGCACCCTCGCGGAGGGCACCCGCGAGCTGGAGAAGGAGCACCCCGACGTGCTCCTCACCGATCTCGGCCTGCCCGATGGAAGTGGCGTTGCGCTCATCCGGCGCTGCGCCGAACTGGGCGGAACGCTGCCGCTGGTCATCACCGTCTTCGGGGATGACGGCCACGTGCTCGACGCCATCCGGGCCGGAGCGCTCGGCTACCTGCTGAAGAGCGAATCCCGCGCCGGCGTGGCCCAGGCCGTGCTCGAGGTGATCGCCGGCGGCTCGCCCCTCAGCCCCTCGGTGGCGCGACGGGTGCTGAGCGAACTCCGCCCGCCCGCCCCCTCGCCGGATGCGCCCCGTCTTTCGGAGCGGGAACTCGAGGTGCTGCGCCACATCGTCAAGGGCTTCACCTACGACGAGATCGCCGACCTCCTCGCGATCTCGCCGGCCACCGTGGCCACCCACGTTCGCAAGGTCTACCGCAAGCTCTCCGTCCACTCGCGGAGCGAGGCCACCTACGAGGCCCTCCAGCTCGGGATCGTCCGCCCGGACGAGTAG
- a CDS encoding N-methyl-D-aspartate receptor NMDAR2C subunit, whose translation MPTEEQVACARDRWNHLWLRFDVPAPVDGTLDKLLRSYGDHQRHYHTFAHVLDCLEVLDRFEHLATRPHEIEAAIWFHDVVYDTRRSNNEKASADWAASTLRACGAAADAVERVREIILATCHTGEPGTSDESLALDIDLSILGRDRGKFDMYQAQIRREFDWVPADAFRSARIKVLHSFLDRECIFRTNEMRTRYEDAARENLATALEELSATKD comes from the coding sequence ATGCCCACTGAGGAACAGGTCGCCTGCGCACGCGACCGCTGGAATCACCTCTGGCTACGCTTCGATGTTCCCGCACCCGTTGACGGGACTCTCGACAAGCTTCTTCGCTCCTATGGAGATCACCAACGGCACTATCACACCTTCGCCCATGTCCTCGACTGCCTGGAAGTCCTGGATCGTTTCGAACACCTAGCGACCAGGCCCCACGAGATCGAGGCCGCAATCTGGTTCCACGATGTCGTCTATGACACCCGTCGGAGCAACAACGAGAAAGCGAGCGCAGACTGGGCCGCAAGCACGCTGCGAGCCTGCGGCGCTGCGGCCGATGCAGTAGAGCGAGTTCGAGAAATCATCCTGGCGACATGTCACACGGGCGAGCCCGGCACCTCAGACGAATCCCTCGCACTCGACATAGATCTATCGATTCTCGGCCGCGACCGGGGCAAGTTCGACATGTACCAAGCGCAGATCCGCCGCGAGTTTGATTGGGTTCCGGCTGACGCGTTCAGATCGGCACGAATCAAGGTTTTGCACAGCTTCCTTGACCGCGAGTGCATCTTTCGAACGAATGAGATGCGCACTCGATACGAAGACGCGGCTCGGGAGAATCTCGCGACTGCGTTAGAAGAGCTGTCAGCTACCAAGGATTGA